From the Streptomyces sp. Tu 2975 genome, one window contains:
- a CDS encoding DUF3263 domain-containing protein — protein MTDDQAPEEQEAGDRPGAQELSERDRAVLAMERRSWPGPGVKERAVREQLGISPVRYYQLLNALLDDARALAHDPVTVNRLRRVRDARRSRR, from the coding sequence ATGACCGACGACCAGGCGCCTGAGGAGCAGGAGGCCGGCGACCGGCCCGGCGCCCAGGAGCTCTCCGAGCGGGACCGGGCCGTCCTGGCCATGGAACGCCGTTCCTGGCCGGGCCCGGGCGTCAAGGAGCGGGCCGTCAGGGAGCAGCTCGGCATCTCCCCGGTCCGCTACTACCAGCTGCTCAACGCCCTGCTCGACGACGCGCGTGCCCTCGCCCACGACCCGGTCACCGTCAACCGGCTTCGCCGTGTGAGGGACGCGAGGAGAAGTCGCCGCTAG